TAGTGAGCGCTACCATCCCGATCGATGAAGGAAGGTACAGAATAGGCCACTATTCGCTGAGGGTGGTGGCAAATCTCGGTAGCACCGTCGAGGAAGATGCCTATTTCAACGTGTTCGGGGGCGCTCCTCTGAACATTACCCTAGAGACGGAGGAAAACCTGTCCGCCTTCATCAATGTGACGGCTGAGAAGCAGTACACCACCGTCTCCAGTAAGGTGTATGCTACCGTAACGATGGAGGGGAAGCCCGTCAAGGGGGCCAAGCTCATAGCCCTCACCATGGGACCCAACGCCACCGTGACCTCCGTGACTCATACTGATTCTGAGGGCAAGGCCGTCTTGGATTGGAGCGCTAATGTGACCGAGGACACCACCTACGTAGTAGTGGTGCAGGCGCTGAAGCCGGGACATCCCATAGCCTCTGGAGAGGTCGAGATAAGGGTGAGGGTTGAGAAGGGGAGCTAATCATTCTCTAGCCGAGAGAACCTCTCCCCTCTCTCGGACTTCCTCCAGCTTTTCCTGCAACTCCTCCTTATTGACCTTGTGGAACAGGGGTTCCACTTCCCCCAGCTGGACTCCGGTTACGATGTTGAATGCTTCAGAGAAGGGCGCGGGTTCACCGTCAAGACCCATCATCCTCCACAGCTTCTCAGCCGAGAAGGGCATGAATATATGCATGTAGGAGGCCATAGCCTTCAGCAGATTGAATGAGGCGATCACGGTGGAGTCAGCGCGTGGTTTGTTCTTCCTTATATCCCTCCAAGGCTCCCTGCTGTTGAAGAACCTGTTTCCGAGCCGCGCCATCTCTAGGAATTCCTTGAGGGCGTCCCTCAACCTGACCCTCTCTAAGTTGTCCTCTACCCTTTCAGCTATCTCCTTAGCTTCCTTCAGCATTTTCTCCGACTCCTCGTCGAGCTGGGCATCTGGAACGATCCCATTGTACCTCGACTTGATGAAGGAGAGCACTCTGTGGATCAAATTGCCTAAGGTATCGTTCAGCTCGTCGTTGATCTTGGCCACCATGTCGTCCCAAGCGAAGTTGGCGTCCTTTGTCTCGGGCCTTATGTATATCATGTAGAAACGCCAGTAATCGGCGGGAAGCAGGGCTAGGGCCTCGTCTAGCCATATACCTATCCTCTCCCTCTTGGAGAATTTCTCCCCCTCGAAGAGAAGGAATTCCGTGGAGGCCACGTTGTAGGGCAGGACGTACCCTTCCTCACTAGCCATTAGCAGCGCTGGGAATATCAGGGTGTGGAAGGGTATGTTGTCCTTCCCTATGAAGTAGATCGATTTGGTGTCCTTCCCCTTCCAGAACTCGTTGAACTCCTCAGGTTTGCCGAGTCTCTCGAAGTGCTCCTTCACCGCTGAGACGTAGCCCAAAACCGCTTCCATCCACACGTAGATCGTCTTCCCCTCGGCCCCGGGGAAGGGAGCTGGGATACCCCACTTGTTATCCCTAGTTATTGATCTGGGTTTCAGGCCGTCCTCTATCATTGAGAGGGACATGGACCTCGCGTTATCTGGAAGCTGCTCGTTCGACTCTACGTACTCCTTGAGTTTACCGGAGAATTTGGGTAGATCGAAGAACCAGTGCTTCGTCCTCCTGAGTTCCGGTTCAGCACCGCATATGGCACACCTCGGGTTGATCAGATCTGTCGGGTTCAGGAGCCTCCCGCACCTATCGCACTGGTCGCCGTGGGCCTTCTCGTACCCGCAGTAGGGGCACGTCCCGATCACGAACCTATCGGGCAGGAACATCTTGTCGTTGGGGCAGTAAAGCTGTTCCGTCTCCTTCTCGAATAGGTGCCCGTTCTCGTAGATCCTCATGTAGAACTCCTGAACGAACTTCACATGGGTGGGGCTCTCCGTTCTCGTGTAGTTGTCGTAGCTTATTCCGAACCTATTGAAGAGATCCGAGACGTAAGAATGCATCTTGTCAGTGAGCTCCTTAGGACTTATCCCTTTCCTTATCGCCTCTATTTCTATGGGAGTTCCATGCTCGTCGGAACCTGATACAAAGACCACCGAGTCCCCTTTCTTCCTCCTGTACCTAGCGTACACATCGGAGGAGAGTACTTGTATGAGGGTGCCCAGATGGGGCACAGCATTTATGTAGGGCCATGCCGAGGCCACTATCCACCTCATCTTCGCTCCCGCAAATGGCGCTATCAAGAATTTTAAGCCTGTGCTCAATTCAGCATGGATCACTATGGTTGAAGATGTGAACTCCTGCATCTATGAGGTGAACGAGGAGTTCCTCTCCTGCGTCGAGGACCTCTTGAGGGAGGAGGATCCGAAGGAGAGGGTGAGAAAGCTAAGCAGGGCCGAGGGTTATCTCAGGTATCTGTTCTTCGAGCTAGTAGGTCACCTGAAGGATTGGAAGGGTGGTGATCTCAGGACATTGGTGTGCGGCCTGTCTTACCTGATACCGCTGGGAGTCAGGTTATGTTACGACACGGAAGATGGAGTTCAGGAGACCGCCTGTGGAATAGTTAGGGATCTCATAGATCTCGCCTTCTCACTCATGAGGAGGTGGAGGGGGAGTGAGGAGGTCAAGGAAATCGGGGCGGAGCTGTGGACCAAGCTGGATGTGGAAAATGGTTTGATCGACAGGGGAGAAGCAGAAGCTCTAGCTCTTAGACTCTCCTCCGCCATTTCGAGGCTCCTTGTCTGAACAGAACAGTCTCACTATCTTATCGATTATCGAGGAACTTGAGCTGTCCCCGAACCTCGGAAGCCTCACCACTTCGATCTCCATACCTCTCTTCCTCAGCTCTTCCCTAAGCCATCTCTCCTCGGCCCATTGATCGTATCCTAGGGCTATTACGTCCGGTCTTATCTTCACTATGGAGTCTAAGGGTTCTTTCTCACCCAGAACGACTCGATCGACCGGTTTCAGGTTTTTCACTATGTAGGCCCTAGACGACTCTCTTATCACTGGGAATCTTCCCTTGAACCTCATCACATTATCGTCTCTCGCGATGACCACCACGAGCTCCCCATCCTTGCCGGCGAGTTTCTTAGCTTCCCATAGCATCTTGATATGACCCTCGTGGATCAGGTCGAATGTGCCAGCCACCAAGACCCTGCGTCCCATCACTCTCTACGCACTCACCCTGTTAATGTTTTAAAGTCGATACGCGCGATGGATCTGAGAAGGGGAGAGCCGGTGGAATGTTCGAGCTGGTCTCGAAGGGTGGAAAGATCAAGGTAGCTAGCCACGGGGAGGACCTAGATGGTCTATTCTCAGCCTCCCTCATGGCATTGATACATCCGGAGGACCTCGAGATCCACTTCTCCGCGCCCTACGAGATAAGGGAGTCGCTAGAGAGCTTCGATATAGTCCTAGACCTGCCTCCCCCGAGGGGCGGTACTAGAATACTCGTGGATCATCACGAGTCCAACCTCACCCTCCTTGACAGGGTGGGAACGGCCTTTCTCAGGCCGGAGTATCCGTCCACGGCGAGGCTCCTGTATGACATACTGAGGGAGTGCGAACCTCAAGTGGAGGATCTCTCTCGTACCGTAGATCTAGTTGATCAGACAGATACGGGTAACCTAGATATGTCCTCCGCCCTCTTCACGGCCGCCATCAGGAAGATCTTCAAGAGAAAGAGGCCTTATCTCATCAAAGTTGCGAGGGATCTCTTGCTACACCCTCCCACGACAAGTGATGAGCTGATTGACCTTCCTGCGGTGAGGAGGGAAGTGGATCTCATATGGAGGGAGTACGGGGACCGATTGAGGGAGTTACTATCTCTGGAGGGAGGGGAAGCTCTCTTGGTGAGGATAGAGAGCCTCCCATCCTACTTAGTGCCCGTCATACAACTAGCGGCTAAGAGATACAAGTTCTTCGGGACCATCACCACCGGATCGGATGGGGCCCTGAGGCTCTCCTTAAGGAGTCGAGAAGATTCCCCGCTCTCGGCCCTAGAAGTGGCTGAGAGATTAGGAGGGGGCGGCCACAGAAACGCCGCCGGTGCGTTGATAATGCCCTCGGGGATGGAGGACCTGCTCGCCATAGTAAGGTCTAAGATGAAGTTCGAGTTAATAACGGTTTGATGCCCATTAGATGGGGCGATGATGTCGGAGGTGATCTATGAGGGGTGATTATACGCTTTAGGACTGAGCCCCCATCTTTATACGTTGCACCGACCCTGAGGCATATGTCCCGGCCCGTTATCAAGGATGTCGATTCCATCCCGTTCCAACCGGTCCCTCAAGCTGAGAAGACCTACATCAGGTGGGTGTTCTCCCCTAAGGACGGGACACCCAACTTCTCGATGAGGATGTTCAGGGTGGAGGCTGGAGGGCACATACCTGAGCACAGCCACCCATGGGAGCACGAGATCCTTGTACTGAAGGGGAGGGGGAAGATAAGGATCGGGGATCAGGAATTCGAAGTCAAGGAAGGGAATGCTATATACGTACCTCCCGATCTTCCTCACGAGTATTTCGCGTACGAGGAGATCCTGTTTCTCTGTATGATACCTAACGAGGGCGTACCTCCAGAGCTCAGGTGAAGGAGGGAAGATAGTGGGGATACGCAGCTTCATCGCCATAGATGTCGAGGATCCCGAGATAGTGTCCAAGATAGTCAGGGTCCAGGAGGAGATCCTCTCCTCGAGCGCCAGGCTGAGACCCGTGGAAAGGCAGAACCTCCACTTAACCTTGAAGTTCTTGGGTAATGTCGAGGAATCGAGGATAGAACTGGTGGCTTCCACCATGAGAGAGGTGCTCGAATCCTTTGAACCCTTTCCCATGCACCTCAAGGGGGTTGGCGCCTTTCCCAGGGTGAGCAGGCCGAACGTCGTGTGGATAGGCGTGGATGAGGGGAGAGATATCTTCATTGAGATGGCCAAGGAGCTCGACAGGTCTCTAGCCAAGTTAGGCTTTAAGAGGGAGACCAAGGGTTTCGAGCCCCATCTAACCATCGCTAGGGTCAAAGGCTACTCCGGCGATTTGCCTGAGATAATAAGGAGGATCTCGGATTTTGATATAGGATTCATAGATGTCGATGAGGTGAGGCTTAAGAAAAGCACCCTAACTTCGCAGGGACCGATATACGAGACGTTGTACAGCATCAAGCTTAGGCAGCGGGAGGAGGTGGGGAGAGAGTAAGCAGCTTCTTAGCGATTATGAGGAGCAGAACTCCTACTCCTAACAGGGAAACGAATGATAGACATCTCAATATCAATAAGAGAGTAGACTCATCGGCAACTAGCGTGAACAGGGATAGGAGGAGCGCTAGAGATCCAGCAAGCCAGAACAGCAGACCCTTTAGGCTCATAGCACTCCGTCAATCCATATCATAATTAAAAAGGATGGTACCCCTTCTAATCGATGACCTCGATATACCTCATCACTGATTTCGGTACCGAGGACTATTACGTAGGGGCAATGAAGGGAGTGATCCGTACCCAGTGCCCCAAGGTCGATCTAGTCGATATATCTCACGGGATCAGGAAGTTCAACATAAAGCACGGAGCATTCGTCCTCTGGCAGGCGTACCGTTGGATAGAGAAGGGATCCATCGTCTTGGGAGTTGTGGATCCCGGGGTGGGAACTGCTAGGGACCCAATAATAGTGAAGGCCGGTCCTCTCACCTTTGTGGGTCCGGATAACGGTCTCTTTTGGCCAGTGGTCCAAGAGATGGGAGAGTACGAGATCTTCAAGATAGATATAATGGGGACCGGTCTCGCCGAGAGGAGGACGGGCACCTTCGATGGGAGAGATGTTTTCGCTCCCGTGTCTGCTATGTTAGCATGCGGCAAATCTCCAGACGACTTGGGATTCAGGAAGAGATCCATGGAGGTTTTGGATCTGTGGAAGGTAGAGGAGGGAGACGGATACCTTAAGGGGGAAGTACTCAACGTGGATGGCTTCGGGAACGTGATAACTAACATGAGATGGGGCAAGGTGGGCGCGGAGAAGATAGAAGTGATTACACCGCATTCGTGGGCCAAGGCTGTGATATCCGCCCATTACGGGGGTAAAGGCCTCCTAATGATTAGAGGGAGCACGGATCTGCTGGAGCTCTCGTTAGCTAGGGGCAGCGCCGCCGACTTCCTCGGGGTCGATGTGGGTGACAGTATTGAGTTCAGGTGGAGGTGATGTCTTGCTAATCGGTTTGGATGATGTTCCCAAGCACACCGAGATGGAGGTGGGATTGAAGGCTTGGAACTTATCCAAGGTGAAGACCGCTGGTGCTAGGGTTCCTTTCACCGTCATAATACCCAGCGATGTGATATCCCAGTTGATGTCGGAGTCCGGGATAAGGCACGACATCTTCAAGCTATCTAGGATAGTAATGGACTCGGACAGTCCGGAGAAGGCCTTTGAGCTTGAGAAGGAGGTCAGATCCAAGATAAACTCTCTATCGATTCCTGAGGACCTGTTGGATGGGATAATGGACTCCATTGCCGGTAATGTCGAGAAAATGATAGTCGCTAGACCGTCTCCATACGCATCCGAGCTTGTTGACGGGGACCTCAAGGGCAGGATGGGCGTGTGGTATGATGAGCCAACGAAAAAGGGGGTCGTGAGATCCATTCAGAGGGTGTTGGGCGGCTCCTTCTCACTCAAGGCCATAGCTAGGATGATGGATCTCGGAGTATATCCGGAGGATCTGGACCTAGCGATAATGATACAGAAGGTCATCTTTCCGAGATCGAGTGGGATCGCCATCTGCTGCCCCGCCAGGAGGAGAAATGAGATCCTAATTGAGTCGACTTGGGGATCGATGAATGGAGTTCCGAAGGACAGGTTCAGGATCAGCATGGATCTCATGGAGGTCGTGGAGAGCGAGCTGAGTGAGAAGAAGGTTAAGCTCTTACCCAGCCCCCAAGGCATACGCGAGGTGGAGGTCCCCCATCACCTGTGGATGGAGCCCTCGGTGAAGGGAGGGGAGGTAGAGGAGATAGCTAGAACCTCCTCCGATCTCTCACTGACCTTAGGGACCCCCACTCTTATGGAGTGGATAATTCAGGAGGGCACGGACGTTCTATTCGTGATACAGGCCCACAAGGAGCCGGAGAGGCCGCCTATTAAGCCGTTGGAGAGGAAGGTCATGAATTGGTTGGAGGAGAGGAGGGAAGTCAGGGAAATTAAGGAGGAGAGATCAAAGGAGGCGACGAAGGAGGTAGAGCTCCTCACTCGCCCAAGAAAGGTAGCTCCGAGGGAGGTTAGGGTCTCTCCGGTCGCGTTGGTGGCCTCTAAGATCTACGTCAGGTACCCTGTGGAACTCTCGAGGGGGTTGGTGGACGGCAGGATTGTGGAAGTGGACGAGCTGAGCAAATTGGGCCCCGGAGATCATATCGTTATCTTGAGGGATCCCTCAAATATAGGGGATTTGGGTGAGGTTAAGGTGTTAGTATTAGCGGATAACCCTAAGGAAGCCAAAGAAAAGCTATTTTCTATTGCAGCGTCTTCTCCGAGCTCTGAGTTCCTAATCTACTTAGGAAAGGCAGAATTGGTGCTGATGTCTGATGAGCTGTCTGACATCTACGATGGCGCTGTACTGCCAGTGAATCTCGAGGGGCTCAGTGCATCCCTCTCCCTAGCCTCCCGCTTCGACCATCTCATGGTAGATCTGAATGAGGAGGTTCCTTCGGTTGATCTGATACGTGAGGCCCTGTCCGCTGGGGTGGAGGGCTTCCTGCTGGGCGTTGAGTCTGTAGAGGGACAAATGAGGGTCATCCACCGGGCTGAGATGAGGTATCTCCTCGAGAAACTCAGATACCTAGAGCTACTTCTATCCGAGTGGGGAGAGTTAGAGGTGTGATCTCCTTACTCTCCCTTTTCAAGAGGGTCTTCAGGGGGCCTGTAGGTGTGCTATCCCTACTACTCCTGATACTCGGATTCTTGTTCCTCTCTGTGGAGATTGCGAAGATATGGCCTGTGAGGATGCCTCAAAGATTGATCAACATCTCCATAGCTAGTATTCTCTTCTATTTGGGTTTCAGGATCAGAGGTAACGTTGATCTGAGGTACTACGTCCCTCTAGCCTTGGGGTCACTAATATTCCCCCCATTGCTGCTGCTCACCTTCATCTCCTCGATGTCAATCTCTAGGGATGAGGTGAGGGAAGAGGACGAGCGTCAGAGTGAGCAGGACCTGTTATCTCTCTCGTTCAAGTCGGTACTAACTGTCTGCAAATCCGTAGGTCTGGCAAGTTCCCTAGCGATATCACTGGCCTCCCTCATCTCCACCAATAGGAGGGTGATCTTGGTCGACTGGAGCGGTGACGCTGCTGATAGGCTGAAAAACGCTGAAATCAAGATCGCTAGGCCGGAAGATCTCAGATTCAGCCGTGCAGGTGGTCTCGGGCCATCCTATTACATGACGGCATCTCTCCTCCTCTCTTACCTGAGCGGAGTGAATCCCTCCGTTATAAGTGGGGTCCTGAAGACGGGTGACATCTCACTGCTTGATGACATGAGGATCCCGGAGCCAGGGAGATCTCTGCTGAGACAGCTGTTCGGTGAGGATGGATCTCTACTGCATGAGGCGCTGCCCGAAGTGGCGGGCGTCCTGATAATAGATGTCTCAGGGCTATCGACTGCGGGCAAGGCTGCCACCTCCTTGATTATCTTGCTCCAATCAGTCACCTATGAGAGGAGGGATTTCGTGGTTATAACTCCCTTGCTCAGTCCTCTCACGGAGGAGAGAGCACCGTACCAGATAAAGGACGAGATCAGATGGCTCATCTCTTCCTTGAGGAGGGGAGGGGGGATAATCACATCGATTGAGGGTTCTCTGGCATATTCCAGCGAGTTCGATGTAGTCCTAGTATGTGATGAGTGCGAGGATCCTATCTACAGGCTGGATAGCTACCGACTTTGCCCCTTACTTGTCCGTAGAGCGAGGAAAGGAGTTTGAGCAGGGGATAATAGGGCCCGTGCTCCACCCTTATCACTTCCTCGACCAAGGAGTGGGGTAGAAACCTCAGGGTCCTCCATAGGAGGCCAGTCCTCAGCAAGAAGTCGGCAGCCCTCCTGTGGGTGAGGCCCGTGTCCACCATCGGCCTAACTAACCTGTCAACGGAGGGCACGTATTTCTCCGGCCTGTCATCCGCCAGC
This genomic window from Thermoproteota archaeon contains:
- the metG gene encoding methionine--tRNA ligase, coding for MRWIVASAWPYINAVPHLGTLIQVLSSDVYARYRRKKGDSVVFVSGSDEHGTPIEIEAIRKGISPKELTDKMHSYVSDLFNRFGISYDNYTRTESPTHVKFVQEFYMRIYENGHLFEKETEQLYCPNDKMFLPDRFVIGTCPYCGYEKAHGDQCDRCGRLLNPTDLINPRCAICGAEPELRRTKHWFFDLPKFSGKLKEYVESNEQLPDNARSMSLSMIEDGLKPRSITRDNKWGIPAPFPGAEGKTIYVWMEAVLGYVSAVKEHFERLGKPEEFNEFWKGKDTKSIYFIGKDNIPFHTLIFPALLMASEEGYVLPYNVASTEFLLFEGEKFSKRERIGIWLDEALALLPADYWRFYMIYIRPETKDANFAWDDMVAKINDELNDTLGNLIHRVLSFIKSRYNGIVPDAQLDEESEKMLKEAKEIAERVEDNLERVRLRDALKEFLEMARLGNRFFNSREPWRDIRKNKPRADSTVIASFNLLKAMASYMHIFMPFSAEKLWRMMGLDGEPAPFSEAFNIVTGVQLGEVEPLFHKVNKEELQEKLEEVRERGEVLSARE
- a CDS encoding FAD synthase gives rise to the protein MGRRVLVAGTFDLIHEGHIKMLWEAKKLAGKDGELVVVIARDDNVMRFKGRFPVIRESSRAYIVKNLKPVDRVVLGEKEPLDSIVKIRPDVIALGYDQWAEERWLREELRKRGMEIEVVRLPRFGDSSSSSIIDKIVRLFCSDKEPRNGGGESKS
- a CDS encoding DHHA1 domain-containing protein → MFELVSKGGKIKVASHGEDLDGLFSASLMALIHPEDLEIHFSAPYEIRESLESFDIVLDLPPPRGGTRILVDHHESNLTLLDRVGTAFLRPEYPSTARLLYDILRECEPQVEDLSRTVDLVDQTDTGNLDMSSALFTAAIRKIFKRKRPYLIKVARDLLLHPPTTSDELIDLPAVRREVDLIWREYGDRLRELLSLEGGEALLVRIESLPSYLVPVIQLAAKRYKFFGTITTGSDGALRLSLRSREDSPLSALEVAERLGGGGHRNAAGALIMPSGMEDLLAIVRSKMKFELITV
- a CDS encoding cupin domain-containing protein — protein: MSRPVIKDVDSIPFQPVPQAEKTYIRWVFSPKDGTPNFSMRMFRVEAGGHIPEHSHPWEHEILVLKGRGKIRIGDQEFEVKEGNAIYVPPDLPHEYFAYEEILFLCMIPNEGVPPELR
- the thpR gene encoding RNA 2',3'-cyclic phosphodiesterase, producing the protein MGIRSFIAIDVEDPEIVSKIVRVQEEILSSSARLRPVERQNLHLTLKFLGNVEESRIELVASTMREVLESFEPFPMHLKGVGAFPRVSRPNVVWIGVDEGRDIFIEMAKELDRSLAKLGFKRETKGFEPHLTIARVKGYSGDLPEIIRRISDFDIGFIDVDEVRLKKSTLTSQGPIYETLYSIKLRQREEVGRE
- a CDS encoding SAM-dependent chlorinase/fluorinase yields the protein MTSIYLITDFGTEDYYVGAMKGVIRTQCPKVDLVDISHGIRKFNIKHGAFVLWQAYRWIEKGSIVLGVVDPGVGTARDPIIVKAGPLTFVGPDNGLFWPVVQEMGEYEIFKIDIMGTGLAERRTGTFDGRDVFAPVSAMLACGKSPDDLGFRKRSMEVLDLWKVEEGDGYLKGEVLNVDGFGNVITNMRWGKVGAEKIEVITPHSWAKAVISAHYGGKGLLMIRGSTDLLELSLARGSAADFLGVDVGDSIEFRWR
- a CDS encoding PEP/pyruvate-binding domain-containing protein, whose translation is MLIGLDDVPKHTEMEVGLKAWNLSKVKTAGARVPFTVIIPSDVISQLMSESGIRHDIFKLSRIVMDSDSPEKAFELEKEVRSKINSLSIPEDLLDGIMDSIAGNVEKMIVARPSPYASELVDGDLKGRMGVWYDEPTKKGVVRSIQRVLGGSFSLKAIARMMDLGVYPEDLDLAIMIQKVIFPRSSGIAICCPARRRNEILIESTWGSMNGVPKDRFRISMDLMEVVESELSEKKVKLLPSPQGIREVEVPHHLWMEPSVKGGEVEEIARTSSDLSLTLGTPTLMEWIIQEGTDVLFVIQAHKEPERPPIKPLERKVMNWLEERREVREIKEERSKEATKEVELLTRPRKVAPREVRVSPVALVASKIYVRYPVELSRGLVDGRIVEVDELSKLGPGDHIVILRDPSNIGDLGEVKVLVLADNPKEAKEKLFSIAASSPSSEFLIYLGKAELVLMSDELSDIYDGAVLPVNLEGLSASLSLASRFDHLMVDLNEEVPSVDLIREALSAGVEGFLLGVESVEGQMRVIHRAEMRYLLEKLRYLELLLSEWGELEV